From one Culex quinquefasciatus strain JHB chromosome 3, VPISU_Cqui_1.0_pri_paternal, whole genome shotgun sequence genomic stretch:
- the LOC119769990 gene encoding uncharacterized protein LOC119769990: protein MPSNRLHRVFLYSFAICLFVTFVTIAAKVFPIANLPTSTNVIIIGTCLANLISVVTLILGIILKRPDLVKAVKIFSWVQLGAIFVLICLALILLYVVKVDVQHFDEKVTQKPPVVVQEEPELDDEF from the exons atgccTTCCAATCGGCTTCACCGGGTGTTTCTGTACAGCTTTGCCATCTGTCTGTTTGTCACGTTTGTGACCATCGCCGCCAAAGTGTTCCCGATTGCCAACCTGCCAACAA GCACGAATGTCATCATCATCGGCACATGTCTGGCCAACTTGATCAGTGTCGTGACCCTGATCCTTGGAATCATTCTG AAACGGCCGGACCTGGTGAAGGCCGTCAAAATATTCAGCTGGGTGCAGCTGGGAGCTATTTTCGTGCTGATCTGTCTGGCCTTGATTCTGCTGTACGTGGTGAAGGTGGACGTACAGCACTTTGACGAGAAAGTCACGCAAAAGCCGCCGGTGGTTGTGCAGGAGGAACCAGAACTAGACGACGAGTTTTAA